A single Nicotiana tabacum cultivar K326 chromosome 5, ASM71507v2, whole genome shotgun sequence DNA region contains:
- the LOC142180903 gene encoding uncharacterized protein LOC142180903, with product MGNNGDSSVSTTEGFTAFTLDPSHPLYVHLSDSPSNQLVPVPFDGHGFMLWRSNMLTSLSAKNKLGILDGRINQPNTDSPYYPYWERWNDMVKAWITNYVSRDIVVSVMCFRTAKEVWTDINERFGQSNGSKYLQIQRDISGTV from the coding sequence ATGGGCAACAATGGTGATAGTTCAGTTTCCACAACTGAAGGATTTACGGCTTTTACCCTTGATCCCTCTCATCCACTCTATGTCCATCTATCTGATAGTCCTAGTAACCAATTGGTACCTGTGCCATTTGATGGCCATGGTTTCATGCTTTGGAGGAGCAATATGCTTACTTCTCTTTCAGCCAAAAATAAGTTAGGGATTTTAGATGGTAGGATTAATCAACCCAACACTGATTCACCTTATTACCCATACTGGGAGAGATGGAACGATATGGTGAAAGCTTGGATCACCAATTATGTATCTCGAGATATTGTTGTTAGTGTTATGTGTTTCAGAACTGCCAAAGAAGTTTGGACTGATATCAATGAGAGATTTGGCCAATCAAATGGATCCAAATATCTCCAAATTCAGAGAGACATAAGTGGAACTGTTTAG